TTCACGTATGAATCTGATAACCTCTGCACGCTCCGACTGATTAAGAGGGTTAGAAACTTTTAAAAACTGAACAATCATCTGATTTTGTTCAGTTACTTTAATCTGCACTAAAGTTCGTTTTTTGCCAACAACAATGATCCTGGTAATAATTGTATGTTCGACCTCAAACATACACTCATTCTTGTTCCGCTCTAAATAACCAAGATTTGCATTTAAATTAAAATCTGCCGGCAATTCAATGATGATTTCTCCATTAACATCTTCCAAAAAATCATTCGTTTTTTGTACTTCTGACACTTGGATCCCTCCAGATCTTTTTCTACTTATTATTGCAAAAAATAATTTCAATATCTTGCTTTTTTATTCTGGAAAACCTACATTCTGTTAGAACTGGAGCTATAATAATTGAGAGGTGGTCTAAATGGGAATAGAGTTTCATAAGGATCCTCGTGATGGAATAATGACAGATGAAAAATGGCAGGCCATAATCGGCAACGATACATCATACAATAATCTATTTTTTTATGGTGTTAAGACTACGGGAATTTTCTGTAAACCATCATGCAAATCACGAGTTCCTAAGAAAGAAAATGTTCGTATTTTTCAAAGTGCTGAACAAGCACTAACTGAGAATTTTCGTCCGTGTAAACGCTGTAAACCCACGAATGAACGCTTACCAGATAATGAATGGGTTGCACTAATTACAGAATACATTAGTAGAAATTATAATAAAAAGCTCACGCTTGAAACATTGGCAGATATTAGCCATGGAAGTCCCTATCATTTACACCGGACTTTTAAAAAGATTATCGGTACCACGCCAGTTGAATATATTCAACAGCTTAGAATAAATACGGCAAAAAAATATTTGCATCAGTCGGATCGATCGATTGCGGATATAGCGAAGTTAGTAGGAATGTCAAATACACCCTATTTTATTACATTGTTTAAAAAAATGACGGGTCATACACCCGCACAATTTCGAAATGAAAAATCGGAGGAATGGCAAAATGAAAGCAATGAATAAAACAGCTATATATTGGTCACTGCTCAATTATAAAGATTGGAACCTATATATTGCTGCAACAAAGAAAGGGCTATGTTACGTAGGCTCACAAAATAAGCAATTTGAAGAACTGTCTGTTTGGGCAGAGAAACGGTTTCCGGACAGTCCTCTAGTAGAAGACAGGGAGAAGCTATTGCCTTTTGCAGATGAACTAATTGAATATTTTGATAGGAAACGTAAGGATTTTACTGTTCCATTTGATTTCCATGGAACGGAGTTTCAAGTTGCTGTATGGAACGCTCTTTGTGAAATTCCTTTTGGAGAGACTAGAGTATATTCTGACATTGCGAACCGTATAAATAAGCCAGCAGCAGTCCGTGCAGTCGGAACGGCAATTGGTGCTAATCCAGTGTTAATTACTGTGCCTTGTCATCGTGTTGTTGGAAAAAATGGCTCTCTGACTGGCTATCGGGGTGGTTTGGAGATGAAGACACAACTCCTAGAGTTAGAGAAGCAAAGTTCAACTAGCGTTGATTGTAATTAAAAGAACAACCACTTCCCTTTGTTCAAGTAAGCGTTGTATTATTAATATACTGCCTTTCAAGAGTATAATGAAATTGAATACACTACAAGGAGGGACTCAAATGAAATACATAAACATCGCAAACACTGATTTACAAGTATCTAACATGATCATGGGTAATATGCGTTTAACACAGTTATCTTTGCCTGAAGCTGAAAAGTTAATCCGGACAGCATTGGATGAAGGGATTAATTTCTTTGACCATGCAGATATCTATGGGAAGGGACAGTGTGAGGAGATTTTTTCCGAAGCGATTCAAATGAATTCCAGCATACGTGAAAAAATGATCCTGCAAAGTAAATGCGGTATAATTTCTCCAGAAGGCTATTTTGATTTTTCGAAAGAGCATATCATTGAGTCCGTTAACGGTATATTAAAGCGATTAAAAACCGATTATCTTGATATATTGCTTCTTCATCGTCCTGATCCACTAATGGAGCCTGCTGAGGTAGCTGAGGCGTTTGAAGATCTTCATACGAGCGGCAAGGTAAAGCATTTTGGTGTATCAAACCATAATCCGGCCCAGATAGAACTTTTACAAAAATACCTCCCTTATAAACTGGTGGTAAATCAACTTCAATTCAGTATTGCTCACACACCAATGATTG
The DNA window shown above is from Neobacillus sp. WH10 and carries:
- a CDS encoding bifunctional transcriptional activator/DNA repair enzyme AdaA, whose protein sequence is MGIEFHKDPRDGIMTDEKWQAIIGNDTSYNNLFFYGVKTTGIFCKPSCKSRVPKKENVRIFQSAEQALTENFRPCKRCKPTNERLPDNEWVALITEYISRNYNKKLTLETLADISHGSPYHLHRTFKKIIGTTPVEYIQQLRINTAKKYLHQSDRSIADIAKLVGMSNTPYFITLFKKMTGHTPAQFRNEKSEEWQNESNE
- a CDS encoding methylated-DNA--[protein]-cysteine S-methyltransferase, encoding MKAMNKTAIYWSLLNYKDWNLYIAATKKGLCYVGSQNKQFEELSVWAEKRFPDSPLVEDREKLLPFADELIEYFDRKRKDFTVPFDFHGTEFQVAVWNALCEIPFGETRVYSDIANRINKPAAVRAVGTAIGANPVLITVPCHRVVGKNGSLTGYRGGLEMKTQLLELEKQSSTSVDCN
- a CDS encoding aldo/keto reductase; translation: MKYINIANTDLQVSNMIMGNMRLTQLSLPEAEKLIRTALDEGINFFDHADIYGKGQCEEIFSEAIQMNSSIREKMILQSKCGIISPEGYFDFSKEHIIESVNGILKRLKTDYLDILLLHRPDPLMEPAEVAEAFEDLHTSGKVKHFGVSNHNPAQIELLQKYLPYKLVVNQLQFSIAHTPMIDSGITLNMKNDQAINRDSSILEYCRLHDITMQAWSPYQHGFFEGSFLGDVERFPKLNEVVDSIAEKYGVTNTAIATAWITRHPANIQVVLGTTNAERMKDACKGAEIRLSREEWYQIYKAAGNIVP